One Nitrospinota bacterium genomic window, AGCGCCGTGGCGCAGGAACAGATCGAAACTATACGGGCATCGGTGCTCCCCCTCCTTAAAACGGAACTGGGGGGCTTTAATCTCGGCGCTGACATGGTTCTTGGCACCGCCGATGATGTTATTCCCGTACAGCTTGCAAACGGCATTACCGCAAATGATGCGCTGACTTCCCCGTCGGCCATGTTCGCCAACCCGGATTATACGCAAAACGGCAGCGCGACTCCGCTTGTGTTGAGCACCACGCCGCAGGCGGCATGGGTGGTGCGCGACAACATACCGGTTGCCGGCATGAAGACCGTTTCGGTCGTCGTCGGCTGGCTTGAAGGAACGGCGCAAAACTACGTAGTGGTCAGCACCGCGATACAGGGGCAATAAACCATGAAATCAATATTGCGCAGCCGCGCCGGCATGACCTTGGTGGAGGTGCTGATGGCGGTCGCCATCGGCTCGGTCATCGGGCTGGTGATCATGAAGATATTCCAGTCGAACAGCCAGCTCTTCTCCGGCGAAAAGAAAGTAACCGGCATGGTTACCACCGGACGCAACGCCATGGGGACGCTCTCGCGCCTTGTGCGCGAGGCGGGATATAATCCCACCGAAGCGGCAAGCGGCACGTTCGGGCTGAAAGACAGCACCGGGAACTTTGCTACCACTTCCCCGGCCGCCATCACCTCCGCGAAATCGATTTTCTTTACAATGGATGACAACGCCGATGGCAGCCTGGCAAATAACGGCAACGAGAGGGTCGGTTTCCGCTTCACCGGAGCGGATTGCGATCCATCAGCCGCCAATGCTTCAGGCTGCATTGAGATGGCGCAAATCGACGCGGCGGGCGCAATATCCGGGTGGACTTCCAAGATTCCCGATATCCAGGATCTCGTCTTTGTTTACCACTACAGAACCGGCAGCGCCGGGGCTTACGTCTTCACCGACAGTGTCTGCGGCACTGTCGCTGTCCCGGCAACTGCCGCCCCCACTTACGTGGCGACAGCCGCCCCCACCGCGACCGCGATTGCCTTTACTTGCGGCGGGGTGGCCGTCGCCAACCCCCCGGTCGGTTTATTGCCGGACAGCAGCGTAACCGGCCGCAAGTACAGCGATGTGGTGGGCGTTACGATACATGTGCTGGCCAAGACAAGGGCAAAGCACGACCTTACAAAACAGAACACGGCCCAGCTTTTTACAAGCAGCGTGGTCTTGAGGAGCAGATGATGAACACCATGAAACGGATATATTCTCCCGCCGCAAACCAACGGGGGGCGGCGCTCGTCCTTGCCCTGTTGGTGATGATGGTGCTCGCCGTTTTCTCGACGGTCGCCATCATGAGCGCCACGCAGGGGCTTAGAATCAGCGGCAAGTACAAAACGCAGCAGCAGGCCGTCTACACCTCCGATGGCGGCGCCGAATTTGCCTCCGGCCTTATCAGGGACACCATCGGCAACAAGAAGCTCGTCTCCGCCACCTACCTTAGCACGGTGAATACCACCAATACGGCGGGGGATGCCACCACCGACTTTGAAAAAGAGATCGCCGGCATTAACGGTAATATCCAGAATACCTGGACATCGCTCAGCGGCTCGGCCGTGACGGGCGTTAATCCCGACTCCACGGCCAACGCCAATGCCACCGTTTCCATCATGGGGGACACGGCGAGTATCGACATCGACTTCACGCTCAGCAAGCTGACGCCCGGCTCATCGACCGAGTTCGCGGCCCGCTATGAAGGCATCGGCAGCGGCACGGCGGGGAGCGTACAGCTACTTTATCAAGTTGACACATACAGCAAAATCGCTGATACCGAAAAAACGGTACGCGCAACTTACAAATGTGTGGAAGGTGGTGGCAGATGTTTATGAAACCCGTTGCCAGAGTTCTCGTTTTATTAGCGGCGCTCTCCATCGGCGGGCGCGATGCCCATGCCATTGAAACGATGGCGGAGTATGCCGACGTTCCGTTTTTTATGAGCAACAGCGTTATGCCGAATATCATGGTCATCGCCGATAACTCCGGCTCGATGAACGAGTTTGCCTACTCCGCGGCATATGACCCGGCGAGAACCTACTCCGGTTACTTCAGCGCGAGCCTCCATTACAGCTATGATGGAACGAAGTTCGTGATAAACGCGGCCGGGCCGTATCTCGGCAGCTTTTTGAACTGGGCCTGCATGCGTAAGATAGACGTCGCCCGCAAAGTGCTGGTCGGCGGCCTTGCCACATCGCGCACCGGCGGCGGCAACCAGGTCAACAAAGGCGAATCGTCGCCCACCGGGTGGAATCAACAAAAAAACCTTACCGTTACGCAAGCGGCGGGAACGACCGCGTACAACCCCGGCGGCGGCATAGCCACTTATATCTACTATCTCACCGCCGGCAGCCTGAAAGTTTATAAAACCTCCGTATCCGCGGGCAACCTTCTGGCCACCTACAACGTCTGGATTCAAAAAGACTCCACGCAGGAACCCGATGATTTTGTGAGCGGCAACCTTTCCGGCATCATGCAAAAAGTTTCCACCAAGGCGCGGTGGGGTCTGGCATTCTTCGATTCAAGTTCCAACGGCGGCTATGTGGCCGAACCGATAGTCGGTCCCGGCTATGGCACCAACTTCATCACCACCTATGAGAACAAGGCCCCCGCCACGATGACGCCGCTGGCCGAAACGCTCTATCAGGTGCTCGGCTATTTCAAGCAGGACGCTTCGATGCGTTTCGCCCCCGGTAACTACACCACCAATGTTCAGGGGAAAGATCCCTTCTGGTACAGCGATTCCAATGCCTATGTGCGGTGCGGCAAAAACTTTGTGGTGCTGATCACCGACGGCGAGCCGACCAGCGACACCAACATCCCCGCCGCGCTTCAGGATTATGACGGGGATGGTCAAGACGCAGTGTTATGGCCAAACAGCGGTTCCGACTATCTTGACGACGTGGCGCTGTGGGGACATACCGTTGACCTGCGCGCGGATATAGCCGACACCCAGGTTATTACGCTTTACTCGGTTTATACCTTTGGCACTTCGGCGGCGGCGAAAACGCTGCTGAAAAATGCCGCCAAGAACGGCGCTTTCGTCGATTCCAACGGCAACAACAGGCCGGATAGCGAGGATATCAACAGCAACGGCATACTGGATGCCGGAGAGGATACCAACGGTAACGGCATGCTGGATAGCGAATGGGATACCAACGCCGACGGCATACCGGATACCTATTTCGAGGCGAACGACGCCGACAGCATGGAATCCCAACTGATGGCCGCAATCACCGACATCCTCAAGCGGGCGTCATCCGGCACCGCCATCTCGGTTCTTGCCACCTCGGCCAGCGGCGCGGGAAATATCTACCAGGCGTACTTCCTCCCGTCCAAAACCATCATTGATGCGCTTGGCACCCGCGACATCACCTGGATCGGACACCTTCTTTCGCTGAAGATCGACAGCAAGGGTTCCTTGCTCGACAAGAACAGCAACTGCATCAGCTTCAGCTTCGACACCGTCGCCAAAGAAACGGTCATCAACAAGCTGAGCGGGACGGCGGGCGCATGCGGCACCACCGTCACCGCCACAACCCAGCTCACCAGCTTCGTCGACTATGACTGGGACGCGGGCGAACTGTTGGCCGCCACAACCGCCTCGTCGCGCACCATATTCACCTTTCTGGATGTGAACAAAAACAACGTTGTGAATGGGGGAGAAAAGCTGGATTTCACCACGGCGAACGCCGGAACGTTGCAAAAATACCTCCGCACCTCCACTGTGGCGGAAGCGACAAACGTGATCAACTGGGTGCGTGGAACCGCGGTAACCGGATATCGGGACCGGACGCTTAACGTCGGCGGCGACCAATGGAAACTGGGCGACATCATCCACTCCACGCCGACCGTGGTGGGCGCGCCGCAGGAGAATTACAGCGCCCTCTATCAGGATGCGGGCTACGAAACATTTTATAATGCGAACAAAGACCGCACACAGGTGGTCTATATCGGCGCGAACGACGGCATGTTGCACGCTTTTGATGCCACCACCGGTAACCCCACATCCGGCAAGGAACTGTGGGCCTACATTCCCTATAATCTGCTGCCGCACCTGAAATGGCTTGCCGACCCGGCGTACCCGCATGTCGATTACGTCGACCTGAAGGTGAAGATAAGCGATATCAACCTTGGCACCAAGGCGGCCCCCAACTGGAAAACTGTGTTAATTGGCGGCATGAGGTTCGGCGGCGGCGAAATAACCGACACCACCTATGATGTGGACGGCAACGGCGACACCGCCGCCAACCTGCGCAAATGGCGCTCGGCCTTCTTCGCCATCGACATAACCGATCCCGCCGTTCCCGTGCCGCTGTGGGAGTGGAATCCCGGGGATAACACGCTTGGCTATTCCATGACCTATCCGGCGGTGGCCAAGGTCGGCGACGAGTTCTTTGCCATCATCGGCACAGGCCCAAAAGCCGCCTACCTCCCCGATTACACCGGTACCTCCGCCCAAACCGCCTCGCTGTTCGTCCTTAATATCAAGACTGGCGCATTGGCGGCCACTTTCCCGATCAGCGACGTCAACTCGTTCTTCTCCGACCCGATAACGGTTGATATCGACTTTAACGCCAGCAATCCGGTGGTGGGCGGAACGGGCAACTCGTACAATACCGAAGCCGCCTATATCGGGGAGACCTACAAGACCAATGGGGGGGTGTGGAACTCGCGCATGTGGCGTCTTGTTACCAATCCGACAACCGCCGGTAACGATGTAAACCCCGCGAACTGGAAGATGTACGATATGTATACCGACCCGGCCGGGCAAACCATCACTTCGGCACCGGCGGCAACCACCGATTCGGCCGGACACCTTTGGCTCTTTTACGGCACGGGCAAATTCCTCAACCAGGCGGATAAAGCCGATGCCAGCCAGCAGACGTTCTACGGCATCAAGGATCCCTGCTGGGTGGGGAGCACCGGCGCATGGAGCACCACATGCACATGGGGTTCACTGAACACCGCCGGCAGTTATTCCGCCTCGGTCACCTCGGCAACCCTGGTAAATGTAACCAATGCAGTGGTGTCCACCGATGCCGTAAACACGGTGACGGGCGTAACCGGCGCCACAACCTTTGCCGGCCTGATGAGCCTCATAGCCACGAAGGACGGCTGGTATATGAATCTCACCACCTCCCTTGAACGGGCCTTGAACAAGCCGTCCGTCATCGGCGGCTTGGTGCTCTTCACCACATTCGTGCCCGACGCCGATGCCTGCGCGCTGGGCGGCAACAGTTGGTTTTATGCCACCTACTATGAAACCGGCAGCGCGTACACCAGTTCGGTAATTGGTTTAGGCTCTGGCGACACGACTGTGTTGCGCAAGAGCGCCAGTTCCAGCGTCGGTATGGCCTCCAGCATCGCGATTCACTCAGGGAGGGAATCCGGCCTGAAGGCCTACGTGCAGATGAGCACGGGGCAGGCCAGCGTTGTCGAGGTCACCCCCGCATCCGACATTAACAGCGGTATTATCGCATGGAGGGAGTTATGAGATACCAACGCGTATTGGCGGCCTGTTTTGCGGTGGCGGTGTGCTTGATGTCAGGGCCGTTTGCCGCCGTTTCCCGGGCGGCTTCGCCCGGCACGGCGGCCAAGGCGTATACCCCAAGCGATGCCGAGGTTAACGTACTGCTCTTCGGCGAAGCGGGCAACGGCTACTTCCTGGCCAGCGAGCGTAAATTTGTGATAACGCCGAAAACCGAGTTTTTCGGCAGGAGCGGCGCCAAGATACTCCCTTCATCAATTAGCGATGGAAGTACGGTTGAGGTTATATTCCGCCGCGAAGCCGATGGCACAACGCTCAGCGCCATTACGGTAACGGTCACCAAGGCGCCTCAATGACCGGTAAAGGCCGTCATGCCGCGTGGCTGATTGCCGCGCTGCTGACGGTCTGCTCAACGATCACTGAGGCCGCCGGGCTGGTGTTCGAACAGACGGCGCACAACTTCGGCCGGATACAAAAGATCGAGCCGCTGACATTCACTTTTTCCTTCCAGAATACCTCCGCCGCTTTCGTTACCATTGCCAACGTGTCAACCTCGTGCGGCTGCACCGCCGCGAAACCGGAAAAAACCGAATATCAACCGGGGGAAAAGGGGACGATTGTTGCCACATTCAATCCGGCGGGACACGCCGGGCTGTTTGAATCCACCATATCGGTTGAAGAGGGGGGCGGTGCGCGTCACATCCTAACCCTCGCGGCGGATATTGAGACGCTCGATCCCTCAAAGCTTATAATCAATCTTCCCGATCCGGTCATAAGCGTAACGCCGGACAAGGTACACCTCGGCACATTCAAAATGGGGGGGACCGCGCTCTTCAAAGTTATCGTCGA contains:
- a CDS encoding prepilin-type N-terminal cleavage/methylation domain-containing protein — protein: MRNMFRRMQSTAQAGFTILEVLMASVVFSIALVALSSISFTVIGGNKHSGNFVKASAVAQEQIETIRASVLPLLKTELGGFNLGADMVLGTADDVIPVQLANGITANDALTSPSAMFANPDYTQNGSATPLVLSTTPQAAWVVRDNIPVAGMKTVSVVVGWLEGTAQNYVVVSTAIQGQ
- a CDS encoding prepilin-type N-terminal cleavage/methylation domain-containing protein, which encodes MKSILRSRAGMTLVEVLMAVAIGSVIGLVIMKIFQSNSQLFSGEKKVTGMVTTGRNAMGTLSRLVREAGYNPTEAASGTFGLKDSTGNFATTSPAAITSAKSIFFTMDDNADGSLANNGNERVGFRFTGADCDPSAANASGCIEMAQIDAAGAISGWTSKIPDIQDLVFVYHYRTGSAGAYVFTDSVCGTVAVPATAAPTYVATAAPTATAIAFTCGGVAVANPPVGLLPDSSVTGRKYSDVVGVTIHVLAKTRAKHDLTKQNTAQLFTSSVVLRSR
- a CDS encoding DUF1573 domain-containing protein translates to MTGKGRHAAWLIAALLTVCSTITEAAGLVFEQTAHNFGRIQKIEPLTFTFSFQNTSAAFVTIANVSTSCGCTAAKPEKTEYQPGEKGTIVATFNPAGHAGLFESTISVEEGGGARHILTLAADIETLDPSKLIINLPDPVISVTPDKVHLGTFKMGGTALFKVIVENKGDGDLYLRGGAAPNEAGVRLNEKAIKKGKKIELTLFYKPEKSGKIDDFVVIRSNDPKNPELKIHLTGKALKPKKRNNPK